A single genomic interval of Rhododendron vialii isolate Sample 1 chromosome 3a, ASM3025357v1 harbors:
- the LOC131320959 gene encoding phototropin-2-like isoform X1 has translation MELSNAPPLLNSSSASSSKTLESSSVINNQPSSAGKQQSIEVFEPATSHRVELAPSSSSGQGIGETNTDRFQEGESSRDNTISSTNDRDREREPVNKWMAFEQQEPSISHITTVDNHPASKSLKGSIINTNPEFSYMGETVVVTPKEAAALSIAKRTTKECGPGKLISGDEDPIISSKKYLSDRFTVDSIQTSEDYEVYGIPRVSQELKDALATLQQTFVVSDATKPDCPIMYASSGFFSMTGYSSKEVIGRNCRFLQGPETDQDEVAKIRNAVKTGKSYCGRLLNYKKDGTPFWNLLTVTPINDDNGKAIKFIGMQVEVSKYTEGVNDKALRPNGLPKSLIRYDARQKEEALGSITEVVQIVKHPRSHTQSVKQEEEFNLDYILPKPAEIENMSVPGRQTPQLVSGIHIPRAGSSLEFGQKSRKSVRISLMGFKGRSLSYAGRHEYEQSIEPEVLMTKETERSDSWDHAERERDMRQGIDLATTLERIEKNFVITDPRLPDNPIIFASDSFLELTEYMREEIIGRNCRFLQGPETDKGTVSMIRDAIREQREITVQLINYTKSGKKFWNLFHLQPMRDQKGELQYFIGVQLDGSDHLEPLRNRLSEITEQQSAKLVKATAENVDEAVRELPDANLKPEDLWAIHSKPVYPRPHKKDSASWAAIQKVTARGERIGLNHFKPIRPLGCGDTGSVHLVELNGTGELFAMKAMDKSIMLTRNKVHRACIEREIISLLDHPFLPTLYTSFQTSTHVCLITDFCPGGELFALLDKQPMKIFKEECARFYAAEVVVGLEYLHCLGIIYRDLKPENVLLQQDGHVVLTDFDLSFMTSCKPQIIKHPLPKKRRSRSQPPPTFVAEPVTQSNSFVGTEEYIAPEIITGEGHSSAIDWWALGILLYEMLYGRTPFRGKNRQRTFANILHKDLTFPSSIPVSLPARQLIHALLNRDPGSRLGSNSGANEIKQHSFFHGIHWPLIRCMSPPPLDAPLQLIGKDPKAKNLLWEDDGVLVNPMELF, from the exons atggagctGTCAAATGCTCCTCCTTTGCTGAATTCATCTTCCGCATCAAGCTCTAAAACGTTAGAATCCTCATCTGTGATCAATAATCAGCCCTCTAGTGCCGGGAAACAGCAATCAATTGAAGTCTTCGAACCAGCGACAAGTCACAGGGTAGAACTTGCGCCGAGTAGTAGTAGTGGCCAGGGTATTGGTGAGACGAATACTGATCGATTTCAAGAAGGAGAATCATCCAGGGACAATACTATTTCTAGTACCAATGACAGGGACAGGGAGAGGGAGCCCGTCAATAAGTGGATGGCATTTGAGCAGCAAGAGCCCAGCATTTCTCATATCACAACTGTTGACAATCACCCTGCCTCAAAGTCATTAAAGGGGAGTATTATCAATACCAATCCAGAATTTTCTTATATGGGTGAGACAGTAGTAGTAACACCCAAAGAAGCAGCAGCATTGAGCATAGCaaaaagaacaacaaaagaatGTGGGCCTGGGAAACTAATATCTGGGGACGAAGATCCTATTATTAGTAGTAAAAAGTACTTATCCGATAGATTTACGGTTGACTCAATACAGACATCTGAGGACTACGAAGTCTATGGAATCCCGAGAGTCTCTCAGGAGTTGAAGGATGCTCTGGCAACACTTCAGCAGACGTTTGTAGTATCGGATGCCACAAAACCTGATTGCCCAATCATGTACGCCAGTAGCGGCTTTTTTAGCATGACTGGGTATTCCTCAAAAGAGGTCATTGGAAGGAATTG CCGCTTCCTTCAGGGGCCGGAGACGGACCAGGACGAAGTTGCAAAGATACGGAATGCCGTGAAAACTGGGAAAAGCTACTGTGGTAGGCTCTTGAACTATAAGAAAGATGGCACTCCTTTCTGGAATCTTCTCACTGTCACCCCCATTAACGATGACAATGGCAAGGCCATCAAATTTATTGG CATGCAGGTTGAAGTCAGCAAATATACTGAAGGTGTGAATGACAAGGCATTACGACCAAATGGTTTGCCAAAGTCGTTGATCCGCTATGATG CTCGTCAAAAGGAGGAGGCTTTAGGATCAATCACGGAGGTGGTCCAGATTGTCAAGCATCCACGATCCCATACGCAGTCTGTAAAGCAGGAGGAGGAATTCAACCTTGATTATATTCTGCCCAAACCTGCTGAAATTGAAAACATGAGTGTACCAGGCAGACAGACCCCTCAATTGGTTTCTGGAATTCATATACCTCGTGCAGGTTCTTCCCTGGAGTTTGGCCAAAAATCCAGAAAATCTGTGCGCATTTCCTTAATGGG GTTTAAAGGAAGGTCTCTAAGCTATGCTGGCAGGCACGAATATGAACAAAGTATTGAGCCAGAGGTTCTGATGACGAAAGAAACAGAGCGGTCTGATAGTTGGGACCATGCTGAACGAGAAAGGGATATGCGTCAAGGAATTGACCTGGCAACCACATTGGAACGcattgaaaaaaattttgtGATAACTGATCCTAGGCTTCCTGATAACCCAATC ATATTTGCTTCTGATAGCTTTCTGGAGTTGACAGAGTATATGCGAGAAGAAATTATTGGAAGAAATTGTCG ATTTCTTCAAGGACCTGAAACAGATAAAGGAACTGTATCAATGATAAGGGATGCTATAAGAGAACAAAGAGAAATCACTGTTCAGCTGATAAATTATACTAAAAGTG GGAAGAAATTTTGGAATTTGTTCCACTTGCAGCCAATGCGTGATCAAAAG GGAGAACTTCAATACTTCATTGGTGTTCAACTAGACGGAAGTGATCATTTGGAACCCTTGAGAAACCGGCTGTCAGAGATAACAGAGCAACAAAGTGCTAAGCTg GTCAAAGCTACTGCAGAAAATGTTGATGAGGCTGTTCGAGAACTTCCTGATGCCAACTTG AAACCAGAAGATTTATGGGCTATCCATTCTAAACCTGTCTACCCAAGGCCTCATAAAAAGGATAGTGCTTCATGGGCTGCTATACAAAAG GTCACTGCAAGGGGTGAACGAATTGGGCTTAATCATTTCAAGCCTATTAGACCTTTGGGATGCGGAGACACTGGCAG CGTTCATTTGGTGGAACTGAATGGAACTGGTGAACTTTTTGCCATGAAGGCAATGGACAAGTCCATAATGCTGACTCGAAACAAG GTTCACCGAGCATGCATTGAAAGGGAAATCATTTCGCTACTGGATCATCCTTTCCTACCGACTCTGTACACATCTTTCCAG ACTTCAACACATGTTTGCTTGATAACTGACTTTTGCCCTGGAGGAGAGCTATTTGCCTTGCTTGACAAGCAACCTATGAAAATCTTTAAAGAGGAATGTGCAAG ATTCTATGCAGCAGAAGTTGTGGTTGGCTTAGAATACCTTCATTGTTTAG GAATAATTTACCGCGACTTGAAGCCAGAAAACGTGTTGCTTCAACAAGATGGACATGTCGTGTTAACTGACTTTGACCTATCCTTTATGACATCTTGTAAACCTCAA ATAATAAAGCATCCTCTACCCAAGAAGAGAAGGTCTAGGAGTCAACCACCGCCAACTTTTGTTGCAGAACCAGTTACGCAATCAAATTCATTTGTTGGAACTGAAGAATACATTGCTCCG GAGATCATCACAGGTGAAGGCCACAGCAGTGCTATTGATTGGTGGGCTCTTG GTATTTTGCTGTATGAGATGCTTTATGGCCGTACACCTTTCAGGGGGAAAAATAGGCAGAGGACATTTGCCAACATCTTGCACAAAGACCTCACCTTTCCAAGTAGCATCCCG GTAAGTCTTCCAGCCAGGCAGTTGATTCATGCATTGTTAAATAGAGACCCGGGCAGCCGCTTAGGATCAAACAGTGGTGCCAATGAAATCAAACAACATTCTTTCTTTCATGGAATTCATTGGCCGCTGATCCGCTGCATG AGCCCACCACCATTAGATGCACCTCTTCAATTGATCGGAAAAGATCCAAAGGCAAAAAATTTACTATGGGAGGATGATGGAGTGCTTGTTAATCCCATGGAGCTTTTCTAG
- the LOC131320959 gene encoding phototropin-2-like isoform X4, translating to MELSNAPPLLNSSSASSSKTLESSSVINNQPSSAGKQQSIEVFEPATSHRVELAPSSSSGQGIGETNTDRFQEGESSRDNTISSTNDRDREREPVNKWMAFEQQEPSISHITTVDNHPASKSLKGSIINTNPEFSYMGETVVVTPKEAAALSIAKRTTKECGPGKLISGDEDPIISSKKYLSDRFTVDSIQTSEDYEVYGIPRVSQELKDALATLQQTFVVSDATKPDCPIMYASSGFFSMTGYSSKEVIGRNCRFLQGPETDQDEVAKIRNAVKTGKSYCGRLLNYKKDGTPFWNLLTVTPINDDNGKAIKFIGMQVEVSKYTEGVNDKALRPNGLPKSLIRYDARQKEEALGSITEVVQIVKHPRSHTQSVKQEEEFNLDYILPKPAEIENMSVPGRQTPQLVSGIHIPRAGSSLEFGQKSRKSVRISLMGFKGRSLSYAGRHEYEQSIEPEVLMTKETERSDSWDHAERERDMRQGIDLATTLERIEKNFVITDPRLPDNPIIFASDSFLELTEYMREEIIGRNCRFLQGPETDKGTVSMIRDAIREQREITVQLINYTKSGKKFWNLFHLQPMRDQKGELQYFIGVQLDGSDHLEPLRNRLSEITEQQSAKLVKATAENVDEAVRELPDANLKPEDLWAIHSKPVYPRPHKKDSASWAAIQKVTARGERIGLNHFKPIRPLGCGDTGSVHLVELNGTGELFAMKAMDKSIMLTRNKVHRACIEREIISLLDHPFLPTLYTSFQTSTHVCLITDFCPGGELFALLDKQPMKIFKEECARFYAAEVVVGLEYLHCLGIIYRDLKPENVLLQQDGHVVLTDFDLSFMTSCKPQIIKHPLPKKRRSRSQPPPTFVAEPVTQSNSFVGTEEYIAPEIITGEGHSSAIDWWALGGKIGRGHLPTSCTKTSPFQVASR from the exons atggagctGTCAAATGCTCCTCCTTTGCTGAATTCATCTTCCGCATCAAGCTCTAAAACGTTAGAATCCTCATCTGTGATCAATAATCAGCCCTCTAGTGCCGGGAAACAGCAATCAATTGAAGTCTTCGAACCAGCGACAAGTCACAGGGTAGAACTTGCGCCGAGTAGTAGTAGTGGCCAGGGTATTGGTGAGACGAATACTGATCGATTTCAAGAAGGAGAATCATCCAGGGACAATACTATTTCTAGTACCAATGACAGGGACAGGGAGAGGGAGCCCGTCAATAAGTGGATGGCATTTGAGCAGCAAGAGCCCAGCATTTCTCATATCACAACTGTTGACAATCACCCTGCCTCAAAGTCATTAAAGGGGAGTATTATCAATACCAATCCAGAATTTTCTTATATGGGTGAGACAGTAGTAGTAACACCCAAAGAAGCAGCAGCATTGAGCATAGCaaaaagaacaacaaaagaatGTGGGCCTGGGAAACTAATATCTGGGGACGAAGATCCTATTATTAGTAGTAAAAAGTACTTATCCGATAGATTTACGGTTGACTCAATACAGACATCTGAGGACTACGAAGTCTATGGAATCCCGAGAGTCTCTCAGGAGTTGAAGGATGCTCTGGCAACACTTCAGCAGACGTTTGTAGTATCGGATGCCACAAAACCTGATTGCCCAATCATGTACGCCAGTAGCGGCTTTTTTAGCATGACTGGGTATTCCTCAAAAGAGGTCATTGGAAGGAATTG CCGCTTCCTTCAGGGGCCGGAGACGGACCAGGACGAAGTTGCAAAGATACGGAATGCCGTGAAAACTGGGAAAAGCTACTGTGGTAGGCTCTTGAACTATAAGAAAGATGGCACTCCTTTCTGGAATCTTCTCACTGTCACCCCCATTAACGATGACAATGGCAAGGCCATCAAATTTATTGG CATGCAGGTTGAAGTCAGCAAATATACTGAAGGTGTGAATGACAAGGCATTACGACCAAATGGTTTGCCAAAGTCGTTGATCCGCTATGATG CTCGTCAAAAGGAGGAGGCTTTAGGATCAATCACGGAGGTGGTCCAGATTGTCAAGCATCCACGATCCCATACGCAGTCTGTAAAGCAGGAGGAGGAATTCAACCTTGATTATATTCTGCCCAAACCTGCTGAAATTGAAAACATGAGTGTACCAGGCAGACAGACCCCTCAATTGGTTTCTGGAATTCATATACCTCGTGCAGGTTCTTCCCTGGAGTTTGGCCAAAAATCCAGAAAATCTGTGCGCATTTCCTTAATGGG GTTTAAAGGAAGGTCTCTAAGCTATGCTGGCAGGCACGAATATGAACAAAGTATTGAGCCAGAGGTTCTGATGACGAAAGAAACAGAGCGGTCTGATAGTTGGGACCATGCTGAACGAGAAAGGGATATGCGTCAAGGAATTGACCTGGCAACCACATTGGAACGcattgaaaaaaattttgtGATAACTGATCCTAGGCTTCCTGATAACCCAATC ATATTTGCTTCTGATAGCTTTCTGGAGTTGACAGAGTATATGCGAGAAGAAATTATTGGAAGAAATTGTCG ATTTCTTCAAGGACCTGAAACAGATAAAGGAACTGTATCAATGATAAGGGATGCTATAAGAGAACAAAGAGAAATCACTGTTCAGCTGATAAATTATACTAAAAGTG GGAAGAAATTTTGGAATTTGTTCCACTTGCAGCCAATGCGTGATCAAAAG GGAGAACTTCAATACTTCATTGGTGTTCAACTAGACGGAAGTGATCATTTGGAACCCTTGAGAAACCGGCTGTCAGAGATAACAGAGCAACAAAGTGCTAAGCTg GTCAAAGCTACTGCAGAAAATGTTGATGAGGCTGTTCGAGAACTTCCTGATGCCAACTTG AAACCAGAAGATTTATGGGCTATCCATTCTAAACCTGTCTACCCAAGGCCTCATAAAAAGGATAGTGCTTCATGGGCTGCTATACAAAAG GTCACTGCAAGGGGTGAACGAATTGGGCTTAATCATTTCAAGCCTATTAGACCTTTGGGATGCGGAGACACTGGCAG CGTTCATTTGGTGGAACTGAATGGAACTGGTGAACTTTTTGCCATGAAGGCAATGGACAAGTCCATAATGCTGACTCGAAACAAG GTTCACCGAGCATGCATTGAAAGGGAAATCATTTCGCTACTGGATCATCCTTTCCTACCGACTCTGTACACATCTTTCCAG ACTTCAACACATGTTTGCTTGATAACTGACTTTTGCCCTGGAGGAGAGCTATTTGCCTTGCTTGACAAGCAACCTATGAAAATCTTTAAAGAGGAATGTGCAAG ATTCTATGCAGCAGAAGTTGTGGTTGGCTTAGAATACCTTCATTGTTTAG GAATAATTTACCGCGACTTGAAGCCAGAAAACGTGTTGCTTCAACAAGATGGACATGTCGTGTTAACTGACTTTGACCTATCCTTTATGACATCTTGTAAACCTCAA ATAATAAAGCATCCTCTACCCAAGAAGAGAAGGTCTAGGAGTCAACCACCGCCAACTTTTGTTGCAGAACCAGTTACGCAATCAAATTCATTTGTTGGAACTGAAGAATACATTGCTCCG GAGATCATCACAGGTGAAGGCCACAGCAGTGCTATTGATTGGTGGGCTCTTG GGGGAAAAATAGGCAGAGGACATTTGCCAACATCTTGCACAAAGACCTCACCTTTCCAAGTAGCATCCCG GTAA
- the LOC131320959 gene encoding phototropin-2-like isoform X2 gives MELSNAPPLLNSSSASSSKTLESSSVINNQPSSAGKQQSIEVFEPATSHRVELAPSSSSGQGIGETNTDRFQEGESSRDNTISSTNDRDREREPVNKWMAFEQQEPSISHITTVDNHPASKSLKGSIINTNPEFSYMGETVVVTPKEAAALSIAKRTTKECGPGKLISGDEDPIISSKKYLSDRFTVDSIQTSEDYEVYGIPRVSQELKDALATLQQTFVVSDATKPDCPIMYASSGFFSMTGYSSKEVIGRNCRFLQGPETDQDEVAKIRNAVKTGKSYCGRLLNYKKDGTPFWNLLTVTPINDDNGKAIKFIGMQVEVSKYTEGVNDKALRPNGLPKSLIRYDARQKEEALGSITEVVQIVKHPRSHTQSVKQEEEFNLDYILPKPAEIENMSVPGRQTPQLVSGIHIPRAGSSLEFGQKSRKSVRISLMGFKGRSLSYAGRHEYEQSIEPEVLMTKETERSDSWDHAERERDMRQGIDLATTLERIEKNFVITDPRLPDNPIIFASDSFLELTEYMREEIIGRNCRFLQGPETDKGTVSMIRDAIREQREITVQLINYTKSGKKFWNLFHLQPMRDQKGELQYFIGVQLDGSDHLEPLRNRLSEITEQQSAKLVKATAENVDEAVRELPDANLKPEDLWAIHSKPVYPRPHKKDSASWAAIQKVTARGERIGLNHFKPIRPLGCGDTGSVHLVELNGTGELFAMKAMDKSIMLTRNKVHRACIEREIISLLDHPFLPTLYTSFQTSTHVCLITDFCPGGELFALLDKQPMKIFKEECARFYAAEVVVGLEYLHCLGIIYRDLKPENVLLQQDGHVVLTDFDLSFMTSCKPQIIKHPLPKKRRSRSQPPPTFVAEPVTQSNSFVGTEEYIAPEIITGEGHSSAIDWWALGILLYEMLYGRTPFRGKNRQRTFANILHKDLTFPSSIPHVSFQDDMLGSSSTVPSMLM, from the exons atggagctGTCAAATGCTCCTCCTTTGCTGAATTCATCTTCCGCATCAAGCTCTAAAACGTTAGAATCCTCATCTGTGATCAATAATCAGCCCTCTAGTGCCGGGAAACAGCAATCAATTGAAGTCTTCGAACCAGCGACAAGTCACAGGGTAGAACTTGCGCCGAGTAGTAGTAGTGGCCAGGGTATTGGTGAGACGAATACTGATCGATTTCAAGAAGGAGAATCATCCAGGGACAATACTATTTCTAGTACCAATGACAGGGACAGGGAGAGGGAGCCCGTCAATAAGTGGATGGCATTTGAGCAGCAAGAGCCCAGCATTTCTCATATCACAACTGTTGACAATCACCCTGCCTCAAAGTCATTAAAGGGGAGTATTATCAATACCAATCCAGAATTTTCTTATATGGGTGAGACAGTAGTAGTAACACCCAAAGAAGCAGCAGCATTGAGCATAGCaaaaagaacaacaaaagaatGTGGGCCTGGGAAACTAATATCTGGGGACGAAGATCCTATTATTAGTAGTAAAAAGTACTTATCCGATAGATTTACGGTTGACTCAATACAGACATCTGAGGACTACGAAGTCTATGGAATCCCGAGAGTCTCTCAGGAGTTGAAGGATGCTCTGGCAACACTTCAGCAGACGTTTGTAGTATCGGATGCCACAAAACCTGATTGCCCAATCATGTACGCCAGTAGCGGCTTTTTTAGCATGACTGGGTATTCCTCAAAAGAGGTCATTGGAAGGAATTG CCGCTTCCTTCAGGGGCCGGAGACGGACCAGGACGAAGTTGCAAAGATACGGAATGCCGTGAAAACTGGGAAAAGCTACTGTGGTAGGCTCTTGAACTATAAGAAAGATGGCACTCCTTTCTGGAATCTTCTCACTGTCACCCCCATTAACGATGACAATGGCAAGGCCATCAAATTTATTGG CATGCAGGTTGAAGTCAGCAAATATACTGAAGGTGTGAATGACAAGGCATTACGACCAAATGGTTTGCCAAAGTCGTTGATCCGCTATGATG CTCGTCAAAAGGAGGAGGCTTTAGGATCAATCACGGAGGTGGTCCAGATTGTCAAGCATCCACGATCCCATACGCAGTCTGTAAAGCAGGAGGAGGAATTCAACCTTGATTATATTCTGCCCAAACCTGCTGAAATTGAAAACATGAGTGTACCAGGCAGACAGACCCCTCAATTGGTTTCTGGAATTCATATACCTCGTGCAGGTTCTTCCCTGGAGTTTGGCCAAAAATCCAGAAAATCTGTGCGCATTTCCTTAATGGG GTTTAAAGGAAGGTCTCTAAGCTATGCTGGCAGGCACGAATATGAACAAAGTATTGAGCCAGAGGTTCTGATGACGAAAGAAACAGAGCGGTCTGATAGTTGGGACCATGCTGAACGAGAAAGGGATATGCGTCAAGGAATTGACCTGGCAACCACATTGGAACGcattgaaaaaaattttgtGATAACTGATCCTAGGCTTCCTGATAACCCAATC ATATTTGCTTCTGATAGCTTTCTGGAGTTGACAGAGTATATGCGAGAAGAAATTATTGGAAGAAATTGTCG ATTTCTTCAAGGACCTGAAACAGATAAAGGAACTGTATCAATGATAAGGGATGCTATAAGAGAACAAAGAGAAATCACTGTTCAGCTGATAAATTATACTAAAAGTG GGAAGAAATTTTGGAATTTGTTCCACTTGCAGCCAATGCGTGATCAAAAG GGAGAACTTCAATACTTCATTGGTGTTCAACTAGACGGAAGTGATCATTTGGAACCCTTGAGAAACCGGCTGTCAGAGATAACAGAGCAACAAAGTGCTAAGCTg GTCAAAGCTACTGCAGAAAATGTTGATGAGGCTGTTCGAGAACTTCCTGATGCCAACTTG AAACCAGAAGATTTATGGGCTATCCATTCTAAACCTGTCTACCCAAGGCCTCATAAAAAGGATAGTGCTTCATGGGCTGCTATACAAAAG GTCACTGCAAGGGGTGAACGAATTGGGCTTAATCATTTCAAGCCTATTAGACCTTTGGGATGCGGAGACACTGGCAG CGTTCATTTGGTGGAACTGAATGGAACTGGTGAACTTTTTGCCATGAAGGCAATGGACAAGTCCATAATGCTGACTCGAAACAAG GTTCACCGAGCATGCATTGAAAGGGAAATCATTTCGCTACTGGATCATCCTTTCCTACCGACTCTGTACACATCTTTCCAG ACTTCAACACATGTTTGCTTGATAACTGACTTTTGCCCTGGAGGAGAGCTATTTGCCTTGCTTGACAAGCAACCTATGAAAATCTTTAAAGAGGAATGTGCAAG ATTCTATGCAGCAGAAGTTGTGGTTGGCTTAGAATACCTTCATTGTTTAG GAATAATTTACCGCGACTTGAAGCCAGAAAACGTGTTGCTTCAACAAGATGGACATGTCGTGTTAACTGACTTTGACCTATCCTTTATGACATCTTGTAAACCTCAA ATAATAAAGCATCCTCTACCCAAGAAGAGAAGGTCTAGGAGTCAACCACCGCCAACTTTTGTTGCAGAACCAGTTACGCAATCAAATTCATTTGTTGGAACTGAAGAATACATTGCTCCG GAGATCATCACAGGTGAAGGCCACAGCAGTGCTATTGATTGGTGGGCTCTTG GTATTTTGCTGTATGAGATGCTTTATGGCCGTACACCTTTCAGGGGGAAAAATAGGCAGAGGACATTTGCCAACATCTTGCACAAAGACCTCACCTTTCCAAGTAGCATCCCG CACGTGTCATTTCAAGATGACATGTTAGGCAGCAGTTCTACTGTACCATCAATGCTGATGTAG